Genomic DNA from Panthera leo isolate Ple1 chromosome E3, P.leo_Ple1_pat1.1, whole genome shotgun sequence:
TCGACATCTCTACCGCAGGCTTCCCATCTGGAAAGGGTCACAGCTGTGATTTAAATGCAGATTGGCCAGAATCCATATTCAGCGTTCATTCCTCTTGCACTGAAGGCACAGCATCGGTTCCCTGCAGATGACACTGGGCAGAATAACTTGGCAACAGAGGTTGAGGGTAGGCGAGCAAGCGAcctatgctttttttccccatttttccacGGAGAAGGAGACTTGTCCATGCCCCAGGCCCCGGCACCATGGGGACAGGCTTAGCCTAATTTTTGAGATCATTCAACCCTGGCAGTTTGGGGAAAACTCAGGACCCAGAAGCCAGAGACGAAAAGGAATGGAGCAAGGACAGGGTGTAATTAAGAGGAGTCAGATGTTTGGCCCCGATACAGGCTTGCAGAGAGGCCTCTCCAGGTTCACAAAGACCCGTCCTGGTTGCCGGAATTGCTTGTTCCCCACAGAGCTCCTCGGAGCTGCATAATCCCCGGCATTTCAGAAGGTTATTGTTCCTTGCTAAACGTGTTTTAATCAAATTGAGACTTCAAAGGCAGAAATCACAGTTTGGGCTGAGCTAGGCTACTCTATAAATCATGAACTTTATAATCAAGTTAGCAAGACCGGGTGCCATTGACAAAGCCCCCTGATTTATTAACCcagttgttcattcattcattcagtctgCCTCTAGACACTCATTCACAAACAATAACTGAGCAGCTTCTGAGCTCCAGGTGgtggaatataaaaatgattagagGTTCCTGCTCTATTGCTCTTAATAGTTACTTTCCTTACAAAGTGCTTTCGTGGCACACTGTGTCCGTCAGACTCTCTTGGAGAACGTGTGGAAAATATAGATACCTGATTCTTACCCCATGGGGCATTTTTTCACATCCTCTCTGGGATATCTAAAACGCAGTAAGATTTAAGAACCACTCCTTAGAATAACAGTATTTAGCCCTTAGTAGCATGCATCTCTGATTGGTCAGTACTGGACAGAGGCCGGGGGCCAACAGATCACTCGTGTGGGGTCCATGAAATTGGGTCTTCACCGTGAGTTCTCTCCAGTCTCGTCTCTCAAGGCTCTTAGCTGGGTTTCCATATCCAGAGACCTTGGAGATGGTGAAAACGCAAGAAGTAAGTGCTGTAGAACGTGTAAGCGTCAGCCTGCACAGCGACCACAGTATGGAACACAGGGACATCCTGTGCGTGGATGACTGTGACAGGCACACAGACGTCACTCATACACAGAATGGCAGCTTTGATGCCATCCACCCATAGGGCGTGGTGATCGATGGCCATTTGGACGCCCCAGCAACCAAGTCACTTTGACCCTCCTAGGATGTAAAATGTAACCGCACGGCAAACCATGCATTCagaaatgaaatgttctgaaaggaagaaatgtgtcAGTCCTAAGCCTACATTAGCCATAAAGGGTTTAAGTGGTTCTTCATTGGCCTGTGACCAGATGGTACCATAAAAATTAGACTTGTTTATCTCCCTCCTAATTTTAACTAGAGACATATTTGGAATAATAATGGAGCAGCACTTActtaagaaacagataaaatcCATAAATATCCTGGAGGGCCATTGACTTTCCCTCTGTGCTGGAGGGGTTTCATATGCCTAAGTTAGCAGTGAATTTCCCAATAGGTCCCTTGAGATTCAGAGCTGCAGTGTTTATTATCAATCTGATGCCAGGATTAGAACAAGGTCAGCAGTGCCAAATTCGTGCCTGACAAGCAGTGAATCGCTCAAACCAGGGAAAGTCAAATGTCAAGACAACCGTCAGAGTTGAAATAAGACATAATGAATAGCTTGCTGGTAAGTCAAACCCTGATgtcacagaacccaatgtgggaatTACAGGATGCATAAACAGTGGCCCCGAATCCCTTTCCGTCTACGTTTTGTAAAACCCGTATTTGGAAAGGCAATCTAATGTCCATACAAAATTTCCCAGCCTACTACCTCAAcagaattattttcagtttagcTATACCTCCTGGTCCTTTTTCATGCAGAAACACTGCTGTAAATATATAAGCATTGGTTATATACGCTTTTATATTCCACTGTGTTCatttacattgtattttaaactttttttttcaggtcaTTACATCGTCTAGTCCTCACGGTTCTTTCCAATTGTGTATAAAATGTTATAACCATTATGAAACCATAATTCAttacattattttccctttttaaaaaatatttattttgagagacagagcacacgtgtgagcaggggaagggcagagagaatcccaagcaggcttttcactgtcagcacagagcccaacacagggctcaaactcacaaaccaggagatcaggacctgagccaaaaccaaaagttgaatgcttaattgactgagtcacccaggggcccccatgcctatttttttttttaattgtctattTGTAACAGACCCTTGGAGGTAGAATTCAAAGGGTTAATGGCTATAACCATGTCTAGGAGTCTTGATCTGTAGTATCCTATTAATACCCCAAAAGTTTGTTTCCATCTAAAAGTACTATTAATAACGCACCAATGTACCAGTTTTAAAACAGTCAAGCAGCTTCGAGCATTATGGCTCTTTTTGCTGTTTTAGAAGGAGCATGTGCTATCTTAGAGTTGCCTTAATTTGAGTTCCTTTGACTAGCagtgaaaatgggaaaaaaaagagttgtcttttcctctttttggaaCATTTAACTATTTTTACATAAAGATTTTTATGGACAGTTTGTGTATCTAAGTAATTTATTAAGACTCTAGTTGTaatatttcacacacaaaaaaagtcatAAATGTGGCAACACGGGGTCTAGTGAAGACCAAAGGCTTTGGGTTCAAATAGAACAACTGATGTCTTCTAGCTCCACGGTCTAGGGAGAGTTATTTATCCTTTGTAAGGGCCACATTCCTCTTTATATTAGGGATTATAATGGCACCGACCTCACCAAGTTGAATCGTATAATGTATGAGAACTGCTAGGTATGTTACCCATGAAATGGTAAGTACTCAGCAAGTTATCATAGATCATAACAGTGATAAGCGTCTCCTTAAATTGGGATTTATTCTTGttcatatatatactttttaaaaaaattttttttccatttttttaaattgcttaaaTCAGGATTCTGCTAACTATGGCCCGCATTGGCCTGTTGcctgtttttgtcaataaagttttattggaacacagacacaTCCTTTTTATTCACCATGTGTGTCTGAGGATGTTCTTGTCCTGCaggggcagagctgagtagttacAACGGACACCAGATGGCCCACAAAGCTGAGAATATTTACTAATTAGACCTTTATAGAAAGATTGGTGGCTTCTGGCTTCAATCATTAAAGtccaaaatgttcttttaaaataattccaacaATATGGAAGAATTTAATTTAACTCATTCCTCTTTATCCTTTAAGAActtattctttgtaaaaaaaaaaaaaattcatgtttcttaaaaaaaatgagggtttttttctttctggtttagaAAGTCTTTTTTGTTCTGCTATCTTCTCTCTTGACCCCCAAAATGGAAGAATGCTTTACACCTCTACTTTGCCATGGCTGcccattttttctctctgtaaattAGAACATATGTTCATTATATTGAAAAAATCTCCATGTCCAATTAATTTTTATACAGCTGTGTAACTGCCACTCAGATGAGGATCTAGAACATGACCAGCACCCTAGAAAATCCCTTGCAGCCAGTATTCCCCCCACAGTGACCACCACTCTGCCCCTCATGAACACGGACaggttttgcctccttttgaacTTTTTTAGGACATTAATCTATAGTAATGCATATAACTAAAGCGTATCATTTATTTAGGACTGCATGGCGTTCTGTTATATGAACatactgaaatttatttatacatttgttgTCGATGGGCATTTGCGTTATTTTGCAATTTTGTCTGCTTTGAACATTCGTGTACATTTTTGGTGCAAGTAGGCACTTAATTGGGAATATACCTACagatgaaattgctgggtcatagagtgtGCATATACTCTGTTCCAGTAGACACTTCCAAACAATTTGCAGGGAAAGTACAACCCGTTTATGTTCCCATCAGCAGAGCGTGTGGTTCTGGAAACTTCTGAGTGCCCTGTTTCTCCCTTCTAGGAGAGAGGCAAAGTGGGCTTGTATAACTGATCGCTAGGTGTGTGCATTATGGCACTGGTTGGATGTTCTTGTACGATCATAGCTCATAGTTTAGAGACCCCCAAttccttctccatcttccttccttcttgtgtAGAGTGGAGCAAGAGGACTGTGGTGTCTGCCCCACATACTTTCCTGAGTTGACATCTAATCTAACCATCTCTGTCCACTCTCCCACTCTTCTCTGGCAACGGTCTCACCCCTATCTGGTACTTCAGActtgggagaagaaagaggaggccaGAGGAACACTGCTGCTCCTAATGGAGGAAGAGGGCTGTCATCAAAGTCGTCTCAGAGCTGTCTTAAGTTGTAGCCCACCCTGTCCATCAACAGACTGGTCTTCCTTCCACTCTGGTTATGGACAGCAGTGACAGCAGATACAGGGGACTTCCTAGAAAGGTCTATACCCCTTTCTGTTCTTCTccattctccttcttccttctcttcttctctccttcccctcccttccgatttccttcctacctctcctcctttttctcctccatgCCACAACCAAGTCTTGATGCCCTTTAAGTCCTTGCCCTGTCCTTGAGGATGAGGAATGTGGGTACAACGGACAATGGATGGGATCCCCTTTGCTTAAGGACTCCACAGTCTCGGGTAGTCTTTTGATCACCCttcaataaaaaggaaaccaGGAAGTTGCAATACCATTTTACTTCCTCAAAGATCTTCCTCAACCTGGCATGTGGGATTATTGCTGTCCTTTTCTATACCTGCCCCCCAGCGCCGGCCGCTTATGTCTAGGGCCTTTTAAGACACAAGGACCTCCTTGTGGTATTAAAAAGCCCTCATACAAGATGAGTCATAGGACTTTCAGGACTATTGATGGGGGAAATGAACAGTTGTCAAAAAGTTACTGTGAATTCATTTATGCTCACAAGTGCATATGCCTGCTAAGCCATGGCACCTTGGCCATCCATACATGTGTGAGGCACATGcattaagcagactccacaggtGTTTGGCCCGCACAGGATTTCCTGGACATCTTGCCATTTTTCTGCAGTTTTACTCTAGAGAATTagttctccccactcccaccatgTGTTGGAGAATTGCGACCATGTATGTTGTCTGATGTTTGATGGGCTGCACAATCTCTagactcttcttccttctccttcttcaggAACACACAGGCTGGGGACCTGTGTGCATGCAAGTCCCCAAGTCCACAGTGCACCGCTGATCGTGTGGCCTGTGAAATCTCAGCCAGATGGCGACCAGCAGCACTGCCTCATGCAGTGCTCCTGGCTCTGTCCACAGAGCAGAGACCTCAGCTGGAAGGTGGTAGTAAAACACTGATGCCAAAGACAGCCTGTCTCTGCATCTGACTGGATACTTTTAAGCTTGGCCCTATTTTTATGTTGCTTTTGTGACTTCTCAGCATTATACAGAAATGGAATATTCTGACACTTAAATAAGGGAGATGCATCTTCCAGATTTAGTCTATTTGTGTCCAGGTTCTTGTACTATCACCATCACCgaaggttttttaattttttctctccaGCAAATTGTTCATTGACCCTCATAGGTCATGGATACAGAGGTCCTAGGCTCTGGAATGCGATTTCCAGATCCAAGGTCACCTGGCTTTGAGTCAAGAATGTAAAATTAACAAAGGTAAGGCACCAAGGTCAGTAATCGAACGATCTAGCTGACCTCACTCTGTTCCAGGCCCACAGACTCCATCCCAGACCTGACAGCAGTTTCCTTCCAGGGCAACTGGACAAAGAACACGTGGTGTCAACCCTGCAGACCCCAAGCTGTCCTCACTCTGGGGACCACAGTTCAGAGCTCACAGTGACCGAATCTGTTATCGTCGAGAGCATGAGCCTGTCATTGACGGTGCCCTagatttcaacaaagaaaattgTTCCTTTGCCATTTCCAATTCCATTCGGGCTTCTGAGAAACATGAAGTGCCCAGTCCCTGGGCAAGACATGAAAACAGGATTGAAACAGGGTCAGCTCTCCTCTTGGCATTGACAGCAAAACCCTAATGGGATCAGCAGCGACATCATCCTGACGTCTTTCGGCTATAGATGGAAGTTGGTTCCCTGTGGGGAACCACCAAAATCTATGCTAGGATCTTTGATCGGAACTCTCTTGCCCTGAGAGTTGGCCTTGATTTCTGGGCTTCAGAGATGATTCCTGACCCCTCTGCTTGGGACTTCACAGATTGCTTCCTCTCTTTGCCTTATGCTGATGCTCCAGTGTATCAGAAGCTGATCAAGGAAAGGAGCCTCGTGTCATCTACAGTCAACACAGTTGTATGGATCCTCTGTGTGCTGAGCCctgtgccagggactggggaTATAAGAAGAATATGGCAGGATGCCCACCCTGAATAAAGTCCCCAAATGGGGGAATGAAGTCACCTCCCAATGGAGAAGACTTAGAAGCAAGTGGCAACTATACTGGAGTGCAACAGATTCTCTGCTGATGAAAGACCCAGGATGTTGTGGAAGGAGAAACCGTGATCTCGTACCCATGTCCTTGTGCattcagggaagacttcctgcaAGTGGAGACCTCTGAGCTGCACTGAAGAGGTGCCCACTGGCTAGTTTTCAGCATGATACCACACAGCTGGTACATCCAGAGTAAACTGTCATGGGCCCTGGTGACGGGGATGACAATTCACAACGGATCCTTACCAGTGATTTCCTGCGGATAGAGTTCTCTGTAGTTACCATATATCCTGAGAGCAGGAGAGTTTCATCCACATGGCTTGCCTGCCCCCGAGACCGGGACAGGACTCCAACAGTGATTCTGTCACCGGGATGGAATTTACTGGAGACCTCTGCACTGTAGCCCCATCACTCAAATCTGCCACCCCACCCACCTGTAACAGCCTGCCTTACATTATGTGTGGGGAGACGGACACTGAAGAATCTTGGATGCAGCAAGCATACAGCTGGTCTCATCcggtgtcccccccaccccctggacaCCCTAGCTCCTCAACACTAAAGCCAGGTCCTTTGTGATTGGGCCCCCTTGGATCACTTCTTCCTCCCTGCAAATTCTGCACCTCTCTCTGATGTCCAGATGCCCCACGTttctcctgcctccagccccatGCACAGGCATCTCATCTTGCCAGAATTACTGGTTTGCAGGATCCTCCCTCCCAAAGGACTCAGAGTTAGCGGCACCCCAAGACTACATAGGATTTGTCTCTACATGAAAATACAGGGATGCCGCCAACCACGTGCtaaatgttttttcaatttttttaaatgttttatttatttttgagacagggagagacagagcatgagcagggaagggtcagagagagggagacacggaatctgaaacgggcttcaggctctgagctgtcagcacagagcccgacatggggctcgaactcacggactgtgagatcgtgacctgagccgaagtcagacgcttaaccgaccaagccacccaggcaccccatctaaatgctttaaaaatgttcttttctcagtgaatgaatgagcgagcAAATGAATGAGGGAGTAAGGCAAGACCAAATGAAGCCTTCGGAGAACCAAAGAGCATCAGCTTCCTTgactagaaatgaaagagggcATCACACCCAGCTTCGTCAAACCACACGCTACATCCTTCCATAGCGTCATTGCCTCGGGGCAGGTGCTTTGGCCCGACACCAAGAAAAAGCAGTATGTGGATATGTGCCAGCGAGGGTCTGTGTGTGGGCTGGTGTCACAAGATGTACTGCAGCATATTTTCAGGCCCTGCACAAAGCCTAAAGGGTATAGGTCCAAAATGAACTTTTTACAAGCGACCTCGGGGGAGAAATGCTCAGGAAGTCTGAAGGCTACGCACACCACATGCTATAAAATCTCTTCCCGATGCAATCCCCTCAGCTCTCAGACAGTCTTACGGAGCAGAATGAAATCTAATCTGAAAAGCTACTGCAGTCCCTCTGGAAGTGCAGAGGAGTCTGAGGACAGATAAGGAACTGATTTCTCTTACTTTGGACATAACAGATTCCTCTTGGAGGGCGAAGCCTTCTCTCTGGACGTGCCCTCCGGGGATCACAGACTCCACGAATTGGCAAGACAGAGGGCGGGGGGAATGAGATCCACCAACACCCCCAGCTGCCCTGGCTTCATGCAGGAACTAACAGTATCTCCAACGATTCCTGAGCAATGGGTGTGCACGTGACCTCACTGAACTCCAGCACGACTCGTAGGAGATGCTGTCACGTGCTGCTTGTAGGCGCTAGAGAGAGAGCGCAGATTCCTTTCTGtgcgtctgtaaaatgggtgtggtGATGGCTCCAAACACATTGGGTTGACATGAGGGTTGCATGGGTTAATTTTGGAAAATCCTGGCTTAGTGCCTGAAATGGAAGGGAATTTATGTAACTTTGTTAAATATGAGAATAGGAAGATAGGTTAAggaatggatgagtggatgggtagGCAAGCAGAGTACCGGGACCAAGGTCAAATGGGTCCTAAGTGCTGAAGGCAGTCCAGTGCGGGCAGTCTCCACCCGACAGCATGCCTGGACTCGCTCCTCAAACCTGTCAGGTAAGGGCCCTCCCTCCTGAGGCTCATCCTAGTGTTTTCTACGTGCAACGttctttcttgtgcttttggGGAAGGTGTCTATTTGAATTTGCATTGCCTCCTTTTTGCAAACTAGAAACGAGCGTGTACCTTTTGAGTGAGCGGCCGGATACATGCTCAGCAGCCTCACAGCATCATCCAAGCAGCTAATGGAAGCAAGTCTCAGGCATATGCCTGATTCTGTCTCAATTATTCTCACCTGTTCCCTTTTAGATTTTACATCTTTCTGGCCCCTGCCTCTTAAAGCCCCACCACTCTGCCTTTTCATGGCAACactgggaagggagagagctgGGATGCCTGCTCTGTGTATGGGCCTTACAGCCTTCCTCAGGGCGGCACAGAACTCAGAGGTCGGCAGGGATTACCTGTGGCAGACAACATCGTGCCCCCTGAAGACAGATACAGGAAGAACTTTCGAACAGGTGTGACATGCATGGATGGAGAGGTGTCCTCAGGTGCTGGTGAGCCTCCTGCCCCTAGATGTATATATGCGgcggtgggggtgtgggggggggggttgcagctTCATGCAGGGACCTGTCCTCTCAGGTGCGAGGAGGACGACACTGGAGCCTGGCCGCACACCCACAGTGGCCCAGGCTCTCTGTGCTCCCAGGAGAGCACTTAGCTTTTGTCTTCCCAGCAAGAATGAGTCTGCCTCAGGAAACAGATTTAATTGTCCCACTTACCAGCTCACAAGACCACATTGACAAAGATCGCGGCCTCTTTGTAATGGAAGAAACGGACGGTGGAACGAGCATCTTAGAGCTGTTCCTTCGAAAAATGACCCTCGCCGCTTCACCCCAGCTGAGGACATGCATACTTCTCAGCCTCTTACTCCCAAGCCCACGGCAAGCTCCCTTTTGATCTGTGTTTCCTCTATTTATATGGCAGAAAAACTCACCCGGCAGATCTGAACATGTTTGCAGTGCTGCCTAATTTAAGCCCCGGGATGcagggaaagaaatagaaacagaaaatagggaTTCAGTGCTTGCTGTGTGCTGCAGGccatgaaaaatatcaaaatcatgAAACACGGTCCCTGATCTCCCCCAAGGAGATTACAATATACTTGAGTAAATTAAAAACGAAATAAGAAAGTATTTGAACTACAGTTCAGTGAACTAGTAGAAGGCCACAAGGCAGGAAATGAGTGACTGCAAAATGACTGGAACAGGCTGTAATTGGGATTGAGAAATGTGCGTCTGCCCTCCTTTTGCGACACGGGTCTGGTTTACCGAGGTGACTTATTCAGAGAGAGATGTTTGGTGAGAAGGCAGTCTTTGTATTTACATCATGAAAGGAATCTAATGATGTTTCTTCCTTACCCAGACTGACCCTGTTCTGGGCATACAAAACATGGACGCAAACATGGTGAGAAGACTCACTTTTGTGTCCTCCCAAACTCCAAAGGGAGAGGAAAGTCAACAGCACGCAGTAGTTTTGAAGGGACGGCACTGGTGTTTTTGAGAAGAGGAAGCCAAAACGTAGAAGGGTTTGGATGAGCAGGTGGGGGTGCCGGCGTCCCGGCGTAGACGATGAGATGATGATACACAGGATCCCGGGACAAATGTGATCATGtgcaaagttctggaggctgtcgGAAGGAAAGGAATTGAAACTGAGATGTCCCTTCCCATAACTTAGCCTGCACCACTGGTGAGCCAGCACCCTTCCTTGTAGGTGATGAACTTACAAAGGGATAGGTTTTCTGTTGTCTCCCCTCAAAAATGCAATGCTTTTGTAGCCCTGATACCAAGAGGTATACATGCCTCTATGGTTGTGGTACAACGGAGACTAAATCAGCAGCAGCCCCCTTGCGGCTACAAACACATCACAGCGCAGGATTAGAAggcgcatgcgcacacacacgacTGCGCATGCGCACCCTTCCAGGCATGCTCACGCATACGCCCGCGCATGCACGTCTGCACATACGTAGGCACgcatgcatatgcacatgcgTGCTTGCACAAAGCACAGTAAAGAGCAAAGGGAAAGTAAAACAAAGGGGATGGGATATTCTCACGGGCACTTTTCCTGCTGAGGTGCGGCAGCCTCAGGGGACCTAGGCAGCAGGGGTGGAGGCCGTGGCTTTAACATCCAAGGTATGTGGATGCATAAATCTGAGCTCTC
This window encodes:
- the LOC122209434 gene encoding uncharacterized protein LOC122209434 isoform X1, which codes for MSPIPHRRKPRSFPRDIEPLGTPACVCCVATARSTGWVLKVLPELVSGDPWLLCRKTPASGAGTFQSILDPHPYTQKWTEACDPARCTRQSSSFLPCSGMIGEAGDISLQNFAHDHICPGILCIIISSSTPGRRHPHLLIQTLLRFGFLFSKTPVPSLQNYCVLLTFLSLWSLGGHKSTKPGFSKINPCNPHVNPMCLEPSPHPFYRRTERNLRSLSSAYKQHVTASPTSRAGVQ